From the genome of Pseudomonas sp. WJP1:
ATACCGATGACCTGTTCACCGAAGGCATGAAGATGATGGCGATGATCGGCTTCATCATGATCGCCGCGTCCGGCTTTGGCGAAGTGATCAAGGCCACCGGGCAGGTGCAGACGCTGGTCGAAACCTCGGCCTCGTGGATTGGCCACAGCAAGGCTGTCGGCGCTTTGCTGATGTTGCTGGTTGGGCTGTTGGTGACCATGGGCATCGGTTCGTCGTTTTCCACCGTGCCGATCCTGGCGGTGATTTTCGTACCCTTGTGCGTGCAGCTGGGCTTCAGCCCGATCGCCATCGTGTGCATCGTCGGCACCGCGGGTGCATTGGGCGACGCCGGGTCGCCGGCTTCAGATTCGACCCTGGGTCCGACCTCCGGCCTGAACATCGACGGCCAGCATCACCACATCTGGGACACCGTGGTCCCGACTTTCCTGCACTACAACCTGCCGTTGCTGGTGTTTGGCTGGATGGCGGCGATGGTGCTCTGATTATGCATTGGCTGGCGATTCAATCTCAGAAACTCGACACAAATGGCTCACGGGAAATCGAGGCTGGTGGTTCTCGAAAATAGCGCTTGATACGCTGTTCTCGATCTCCTAGCCTCTCAATGAGTTCCGATAAGGAAAAGCCCTATGCGCCCTTCACTCGCTCTAGAACTCAAGCGAAATGCCATTCGTGAAACGGTGAGCCGCTTTCCCGTGACTAATCCACGTGTCTTCGGTTCCGTGCTGCGCGGTACCGACCTGGATGGCAGTGACCTCGACCTGCTGGTCGATACGCTACCCGGCACAACATTGTTTGATCTGGGCGGTTTGCAAGTCGAACTGGAGTCACTTCTTGGCATCCATGTTGACCTGTTGACCCCCACCGATTTGCCGTCGAAGTTCCGAGGCCAGGTCCTCGCAGAGGCCAAGCCGGTATGAATGAAAATCGCCTGGCTGATTACCTCGGACACATGCAACAGGCCGCAATGGATGCCTGTGGCTTCATAGAGGGTCTGGATAAAGTCGAGTTCCAGGAAGACAAGCGTACGCAGCAAGCCGTCATTATGAGCCTCATCATCATAGGAGAGGCCGCGACAAAGGTAATGGACGGTTACGCCGAGTTCATCCAGTCACACACCCAAGTGCCGTGGCGCAGCATGCGTGGGATGCGTAACCGAATTGCTCATGGTTACTTCGACATCAACCTTGATCTCGTATGGGAGACGGTTAAAACGGCATTGCCTGAGCTGTTGACTCAGCTCCCCACGGTTATCCAGGACGCCGAAGACAAAAATCCACCAAAAGACAAACCATGCTAATCGGCTAAGCACGGTCTCGACGGACGGGGCGAACGGCTAATTGCCGGTCTGCCTCCCTCATCAACTCCTACACTGGTACAACGGGCTGCTCACCCAGCCCGCCGACGACCACTGCCAAAGGAGTCAGCGCCATGACCGATGAGAAAAGCAAGTGTGACTGTCCGAAATGCAACTGCAAGCTCGGCGAACATCCGATCGTGCGTCACGGCAAGCATTACTGCTGTGAAGCCTGCGCCAAGCACCACGAGCACGGCGAAGAGTGCGCCCACGAAGGCTGCAAGTGTGCCCACTGACATAGGCCGCACACCGGGACGTGGGGCCTAGTCGGGCTCCACTTCCAGTTTCAGGCTGTCGTCGTCGAGCCGTTGGCTGTGGCGCACGGTGCCCGCCAGGCGTCGTCCATCGACCCTCACCACCACGGTCGTGGCCTGCTCCAGATCTTCCGGCAATGGCGCGGGTACGCGCACCGCGAAACGCATCGGATCATTCTCGACCTGTTCCAGGCCGACCCGGCATTCAGTGCTCTTGGTAACGCGGCCGAACAACGTATCCAGACCGTAGTCCAGATGTGCAGGGCTGCTGACGATGGTCATTTCACTCCCCCCAATCCTTCGCTTGCGGGCTAACCGGCCGGCCGCCACTTGACGTTTTCCACGCCGAATTTTTCCGCCATCGGTTTGCTGGTCTTTTGCACTTTTTCACGGCCAAAGCGAGGGATTCTTCCGACCCCCGCGTCGCAGCTCGCCCAATGCCAGGCCTCCGCGTTGTCCATCTTGTCCAGGCGGATGATGAACGACTTGGGGACGCCATGAAGAGTGTATTCAATGACGAACAGTTTTGCGTTGTTCATAGAGCCTTTGTTCCTCCCTGTTGTACATAGAGGGATCCTTGGGCGTTCGGAAAATTCATTCGGATTGTCGGACGGTGTCTGTCAGGAGCGTTTCGCGAACGCCCGCAGGGTCAGTAAACGCTCTGCTAGAATCGACCCCATCGACCCAGTGAGGTGTCACCGATGAGCGAGCCGATCCGCCTGACCCAATACAGCCACGGCGCAGGGTGTGGCTGCAAGATTTCCCCCCAGGTGCTGGAAGTGATCCTGGCCGGCAGCGGGGCGCAGAATCTTGATCCGAAACTGTGGGTCGGCAATGCCTCGCGCGACGACGCGGCGGTGTACGCCATCGATGACGAGCGAGGCGTGGTGTCGACCACCGACTTTTTCATGCCGATCGTCGACGATCCTTTCGATTTCGGCCGTATTGCCGCCACCAATGCCATCAGCGACATCTACGCCATGGGTGGCGATCCATTGATGGCGATCGCGATCCTCGGCTGGCCGGTCAATGTGCTGGCGCCGGAGATTGCCCGGGAAGTGATTCGCGGCGGACGTTCGGTGTGCGATGAAGCTGGGATTCCCCTGGCCGGTGGGCATTCGATCGACGCACCGGAGCCGATCTTCGGCCTGGCTGTCACCGGGCTGGTGCAAAAGCGCCACATGAAGCGTAACGACACGGCCACGGCCGGCTGCCTGCTGTACCTGACCAAGCCCTTGGGCATCGGCATCCTCACCACGGCGGAAAAACAGGGCAAGTTGCGCGGTGCCGATGTGGGCCTTGCCCGCGACTGGATGTGCACCCTGAACAAACCCGGCAGCCGTTTCGGCAAGCTGGATGGCGTGGCGGCGATGACCGATGTCACCGGGTTCGGCCTGCTCGGGCACCTGGTGGAAATGGCCGATGGCAGCGGCCTCACCGCACG
Proteins encoded in this window:
- a CDS encoding nucleotidyltransferase family protein gives rise to the protein MRPSLALELKRNAIRETVSRFPVTNPRVFGSVLRGTDLDGSDLDLLVDTLPGTTLFDLGGLQVELESLLGIHVDLLTPTDLPSKFRGQVLAEAKPV
- a CDS encoding HepT-like ribonuclease domain-containing protein, with the translated sequence MNENRLADYLGHMQQAAMDACGFIEGLDKVEFQEDKRTQQAVIMSLIIIGEAATKVMDGYAEFIQSHTQVPWRSMRGMRNRIAHGYFDINLDLVWETVKTALPELLTQLPTVIQDAEDKNPPKDKPC
- a CDS encoding metallothionein encodes the protein MTDEKSKCDCPKCNCKLGEHPIVRHGKHYCCEACAKHHEHGEECAHEGCKCAH
- a CDS encoding DUF6555 family protein; translated protein: MNNAKLFVIEYTLHGVPKSFIIRLDKMDNAEAWHWASCDAGVGRIPRFGREKVQKTSKPMAEKFGVENVKWRPAG
- the selD gene encoding selenide, water dikinase SelD, yielding MSEPIRLTQYSHGAGCGCKISPQVLEVILAGSGAQNLDPKLWVGNASRDDAAVYAIDDERGVVSTTDFFMPIVDDPFDFGRIAATNAISDIYAMGGDPLMAIAILGWPVNVLAPEIAREVIRGGRSVCDEAGIPLAGGHSIDAPEPIFGLAVTGLVQKRHMKRNDTATAGCLLYLTKPLGIGILTTAEKQGKLRGADVGLARDWMCTLNKPGSRFGKLDGVAAMTDVTGFGLLGHLVEMADGSGLTARIDYARVPRLPGVEYYLEKGCVPGGTLRNFDSYASKLGRLQELHKRVLCDPQTSGGLLVAVTPEGNAGFLAVALELGLNLAPIGELVERQGHAVEVS